A stretch of the Mustela nigripes isolate SB6536 chromosome X, MUSNIG.SB6536, whole genome shotgun sequence genome encodes the following:
- the LOC132006750 gene encoding large ribosomal subunit protein uL16-like, translated as MGRSPAWCYRYCKNKPYPKSHFCRGVPDAKIRISDLGRKKAKVDEFPLCGHMVSNEYEQLYSEALEAAHICANKYMVKSCGKVGFHIRVRLHPFYVIHVNKMSCAGVDRLQTGMRGAFGKSQGTVARVHIGRVIMSIRTRLQNKEHVIEALRRAQFKFPGRQKIHISKKWGFTKFNVDEFEDMVAEKWLIPDSCGVKYIPNHGPLDKWRALHS; from the coding sequence ATGGGCCGCTCCCCTGCCTGGTGTTACCGGTATTGCAAGAACAAGCCTTATCCCAAATCTCACTTCTGCAGAGGTGTCCCTGATGCCAAGATTCGCATCTCTGACCTGGGGCGGAAGAAGGCAAAAGTAGATGAGTTCCCTCTATGCGGCCACATGGTGTCCAATGAATATGAGCAGCTCTACTCTGAAGCCCTGGAGGCTGCCCATATTTGTGCCAACAAATACATGGTGAAAAGCTGTGGCAAAGTTGGTTTTCACATCCGAGTGCGGCTCCATCCCTTCTATGTCATCCACGTTAACAAGATGTCCTGTGCTGGAGTGGACAGGCTGCAGACAGGTATGCGGGGTGCTTTTGGAAAGTCCCAGGGCACAGTAGCCAGGGTCCACATTGGCCGAGTCATCATGTCCATCCGTACCAGGCTGCAGAACAAGGAACATGTGATTGAGGCCCTACGCAGGGCCCAGTTCAAGTTCCCTGGCCGCCAAAAGATCCACATCTCCAAGAAGTGGGGCTTTACTAAGTTCAATGTGGATGAATTTGAAGACATGGTGGCTGAAAAGTGGCTTATCCCAGATAGTTGTGGGGTCAAATACATCCCTAACCATGGTCCCTTGGACAAATGGAGGGCTCTGCACTCATGA